The following proteins are encoded in a genomic region of Sorangiineae bacterium MSr12523:
- a CDS encoding cytochrome P450 gives MNATLDFLDPNTLVDGAPYEAYRMLRAEAPVTRLHTPVGGHDYWLVTRHADIQEILVNPADFSSALGGTATRPLSEFELSVARQMVNVMDPPNHTRHRKLVTRPFATKALEPLKPRVRALTATMIDKLTGRDECDAVGELAAELPMQVILEVLGVPDVDRGRLFEISNALMHVDDPEMGGSLEAVQMGVMELIGYFMKLAQEKRQRPQDDVMTLLAQSEVDGERLTDEELGMFFVPLLIAGNETTRSLIASGIEIIASRPDLYRQLRADRSLLPGAIEEMLRYVTPICHLRRTASRDFEFRGQRMHHGDMVVLALASANRDESVFENPNEFDIHRKPNPHISFGYGPHLCFGAALTRIEANIFFELFLDRFAEVRPAAPSKRIRSNFMNSLKSLPIRLMPDLEPRITFVN, from the coding sequence ATGAATGCTACGCTGGACTTTCTCGACCCGAACACCCTGGTCGATGGTGCGCCCTACGAGGCGTATCGCATGCTGCGCGCAGAGGCGCCCGTCACGCGGCTTCACACTCCCGTGGGAGGGCACGATTACTGGCTCGTCACGCGTCACGCCGACATCCAAGAGATTCTGGTCAACCCGGCCGATTTCTCATCGGCGCTCGGAGGGACCGCAACCCGCCCGCTCAGCGAGTTCGAACTCAGCGTTGCGCGCCAGATGGTCAACGTGATGGACCCGCCCAACCATACGCGCCATCGAAAACTGGTGACCCGTCCCTTTGCCACCAAAGCGCTGGAGCCGCTCAAGCCGCGCGTTCGCGCGCTCACCGCCACGATGATCGACAAGTTGACCGGCCGTGACGAGTGCGACGCCGTGGGCGAGCTGGCCGCGGAACTTCCCATGCAAGTCATCCTCGAAGTGCTCGGCGTTCCCGATGTCGACCGCGGGCGATTGTTCGAAATCAGCAATGCGCTCATGCACGTGGACGATCCCGAAATGGGCGGCAGCCTCGAAGCCGTCCAGATGGGCGTCATGGAGCTCATTGGCTATTTCATGAAACTCGCCCAAGAGAAGCGCCAGAGGCCGCAGGACGACGTCATGACCTTGCTGGCTCAATCGGAAGTGGACGGCGAGCGCCTCACGGACGAGGAACTCGGTATGTTCTTCGTCCCGCTCCTCATCGCCGGCAACGAGACCACGCGAAGCCTGATTGCCTCCGGCATCGAGATCATCGCCTCACGGCCCGATCTCTATCGCCAGCTCCGCGCCGATCGATCCCTTCTTCCCGGGGCCATCGAGGAAATGCTTCGCTACGTAACGCCCATTTGCCATCTCCGGCGAACGGCCAGCCGTGATTTCGAGTTTCGCGGGCAACGGATGCATCATGGCGATATGGTCGTGTTGGCGCTCGCCTCGGCCAATCGCGACGAATCGGTTTTCGAGAATCCGAACGAGTTCGACATCCATCGAAAACCGAATCCGCACATCTCTTTCGGATACGGCCCGCACCTCTGTTTCGGCGCCGCGCTCACCCGCATCGAGGCAAACATCTTTTTCGAGCTTTTCCTCGACCGTTTCGCCGAGGTACGCCCGGCGGCCCCTTCGAAGCGAATTCGCTCCAACTTCATGAACTCGCTCAAATCGCTGCCGATTCGGCTAATGCCCGATCTCGAGCCACGTATCACTTTCGTGAACTAG
- a CDS encoding serine/threonine protein kinase: MAAVYAAEHRNGHRVAIKFLLDHLRHDGDIHHLFSREAYVANQVGHPGAVPVLDDDVDDDGCPFLIMPLLEGETVHANWERANRRLPLGRVGPLMLEVLDILATAHENGIIHRDIKPDNLFLTTKGDVRVLDFGIARAAESSSCTITFTRPMMGTPAFMPPEQALGEHSAIGPHGDCWSAGATIFTLLSGELVHRIDTAHSVIAAAVRPARSLRELMPELPSPMARLVDKALAFDPTDRWPTGREMHDALHAALQESLGEPIEHATARMRTEISAHWSARDEDAVDTQPPAPRPCVVPADNPSGDTFVDPSLAMNAALNEVEINAQNVMTMVFTVFRLVPRIAYRILANHGLGTMRARCDEFLPDGRTWWPLATYLEVLWEIGQTVGPAKVSDIGRRVPDIAPLRKDTADIRHALGQIDVLYHLYHRKNGHLMFDPIAARMTEGIGHYGHHPHPFEKRMTMFCDNPYPCEFDRGLLLGFAARVEPLAFVQHDATAPCRKHGAPGCTYTITW; this comes from the coding sequence ATGGCCGCAGTCTATGCAGCGGAACATCGCAACGGACACCGTGTGGCCATCAAGTTCCTTCTCGATCATTTACGTCATGATGGTGACATTCATCACCTTTTCAGCCGCGAGGCCTACGTTGCAAATCAAGTGGGGCACCCCGGCGCCGTTCCCGTATTGGACGACGACGTGGACGACGATGGCTGCCCATTCCTGATCATGCCACTTCTCGAAGGAGAGACGGTGCACGCCAACTGGGAGCGCGCCAATCGGCGTCTGCCCCTCGGGCGGGTGGGCCCGTTGATGCTGGAGGTGCTCGATATCCTTGCCACGGCACACGAGAACGGCATCATTCATCGCGACATCAAGCCGGACAATCTCTTTCTCACCACGAAAGGGGATGTACGCGTTCTCGACTTCGGGATTGCACGAGCCGCCGAGAGCAGTAGCTGCACCATCACGTTCACGCGGCCCATGATGGGAACGCCGGCGTTCATGCCACCCGAACAAGCCCTTGGTGAACACAGCGCCATCGGCCCCCACGGGGATTGCTGGTCCGCCGGTGCGACGATCTTCACCCTGCTCTCGGGCGAACTCGTTCATCGAATCGACACGGCGCATTCGGTCATCGCCGCAGCCGTGCGTCCGGCTCGCTCCCTGCGGGAGCTCATGCCCGAACTTCCCTCCCCCATGGCACGATTGGTCGACAAGGCGTTGGCATTCGATCCGACGGATCGATGGCCTACGGGGCGCGAGATGCACGATGCATTGCATGCGGCGTTGCAGGAATCTTTGGGCGAGCCCATCGAACATGCCACCGCGCGCATGCGCACGGAGATTTCCGCGCATTGGTCCGCGCGGGACGAGGATGCGGTGGACACGCAACCGCCGGCTCCGAGACCGTGCGTCGTGCCCGCCGACAATCCGTCCGGGGACACGTTCGTGGATCCGTCCCTGGCGATGAATGCAGCCTTGAACGAGGTCGAAATCAACGCGCAGAACGTCATGACCATGGTGTTCACCGTCTTTCGGCTCGTCCCGCGAATTGCATATCGCATTCTCGCAAATCACGGATTGGGGACCATGCGCGCGCGGTGCGACGAGTTCCTTCCCGATGGTCGAACATGGTGGCCGCTGGCCACCTACCTCGAGGTACTCTGGGAGATCGGCCAAACCGTGGGACCGGCCAAAGTGTCGGACATCGGGCGGCGTGTGCCGGATATCGCCCCGCTGCGGAAAGACACCGCCGATATCCGGCATGCGCTCGGTCAAATCGATGTCCTCTATCATTTATATCATCGCAAGAATGGTCATCTCATGTTCGACCCGATCGCGGCTCGCATGACGGAGGGAATTGGCCATTATGGTCATCACCCGCATCCGTTCGAGAAGCGAATGACGATGTTTTGCGACAATCCGTATCCCTGCGAATTCGATCGCGGGCTTCTCCTGGGCTTCGCAGCACGCGTCGAGCCGCTCGCATTCGTTCAACACGATGCCACGGCCCCATGCCGAAAGCATGGCGCCCCAGGTTGCACGTACACCATTACCTGGTGA
- a CDS encoding serine/threonine protein kinase — MKTNVGDSNTGERSPTPPAAAADPTLVSASDARVFNVSPGQRIGGLDGLRFELLERLGTGGMAVVFLARDRILDRRVAIKFLTNAALSTAEALERVQVEAQACARLSHENIVRLFDVGQDKGMPFLVMEYLEGRPLDEVIRDDACDPGRAVQIMMDVARGLSHAHRAGIVHRDLKPSNVIIDKHGIAKILDFGIATMSTGNATPDWGFSGTPRYMAPEQWKGEPQDRRTDIWAAGVMFFELLTGISPFGSGDALEVRNAVLSKVLSPSVRDARPELPFEVDRIAQRAMKKRAADRFGTADELFEALVAFGDTMGRDQTSRIPNRKHSVGGLVARSLAGALALSLVVIGVRALVSRDRQADENPTSVLATSPVFELSHLWSPSTIPVPSVKRATPPSYSAKPVPSAQRAAPAEVTSLGQYANELEGDIIDKKSVVSSELEEDIGEKKPVGSSSSALLTSY; from the coding sequence ATGAAAACCAACGTGGGAGACTCAAACACCGGCGAGCGCAGTCCCACTCCGCCTGCGGCCGCCGCGGATCCGACGCTGGTTTCTGCGAGCGATGCGAGGGTATTCAACGTGTCGCCTGGGCAACGCATCGGTGGCCTCGATGGGTTGCGTTTCGAATTGCTGGAGCGCTTGGGGACTGGCGGGATGGCCGTCGTATTCCTCGCGCGGGACCGCATTCTCGATCGACGGGTGGCTATCAAATTTCTCACCAATGCGGCACTCAGCACGGCCGAAGCGCTGGAACGCGTCCAGGTGGAGGCCCAAGCTTGCGCGCGTTTGAGTCATGAGAACATTGTCCGGCTGTTCGACGTCGGCCAGGACAAGGGAATGCCCTTTCTGGTGATGGAGTACCTCGAGGGGCGTCCTCTCGACGAGGTCATTCGCGATGATGCCTGCGACCCTGGGCGTGCCGTTCAAATCATGATGGATGTTGCACGAGGACTCTCCCATGCGCACCGAGCCGGCATCGTCCATCGGGACCTGAAGCCAAGCAATGTCATCATCGACAAGCATGGGATTGCCAAGATTCTCGATTTTGGCATCGCCACCATGAGCACGGGGAACGCCACGCCGGACTGGGGGTTTTCGGGAACCCCGAGATACATGGCGCCGGAGCAATGGAAAGGCGAGCCCCAAGATCGGCGAACGGATATCTGGGCGGCCGGCGTCATGTTCTTCGAGCTTCTTACGGGAATTTCGCCATTCGGTAGCGGGGACGCTCTGGAAGTGCGCAATGCCGTGCTTTCCAAAGTTCTCTCACCGAGCGTGCGCGATGCTCGGCCCGAGTTGCCGTTCGAGGTAGACCGCATTGCCCAGCGAGCCATGAAGAAGCGCGCCGCCGACCGCTTCGGTACGGCCGACGAGCTGTTCGAGGCTCTGGTCGCATTCGGCGACACGATGGGGCGCGACCAAACGTCGAGAATTCCGAATCGGAAGCACTCCGTCGGTGGTTTGGTGGCGCGATCGTTGGCAGGGGCACTGGCGCTGTCGTTGGTCGTGATCGGCGTACGCGCGCTCGTGAGCCGAGATCGACAGGCGGATGAGAACCCAACGTCGGTGCTCGCAACGAGTCCCGTATTCGAGCTATCGCATTTGTGGTCGCCTTCGACGATCCCGGTGCCTTCCGTGAAGCGGGCCACGCCGCCTTCCTACAGCGCAAAGCCCGTGCCTTCGGCGCAACGAGCCGCTCCCGCCGAAGTCACATCGCTCGGCCAATATGCCAATGAGCTGGAGGGCGATATCATCGACAAGAAGTCCGTGGTTTCATCCGAGCTGGAGGAAGATATCGGTGAAAAGAAGCCCGTGGGCTCGTCGTCATCTGCTCTTTTGACCAGCTACTAG
- a CDS encoding ChaN family lipoprotein has protein sequence MKWFQVAAALSAALVCNALACNSEDSSPAPDTSTELELSSDLVGKLFTSEKARTTYWEAVGKPSPYLTDYYGLHVLQPLPKETVLRQLVPAMASLVEDRGNSVSLLLEGGYSMVLHFNKALSRRGGGTVDSGHDYALFDAPDEGRLLAALEAFYALLQKHQLTDAYLLPNVHYDLEQAVVARAAEVTERITMTQDPDRSRFRHAGADAVLVVPDAVHGDEARYREIFDVLQHEPIDWFGIEMYPRREQPAIDAYLSEPDGSPAFEDAKERLLAVSWKTFAEPNPLQDNHYLRLLDICRQRKIRVHGMDIEPAYSLWGHGETPFGSMVRNLYWVASLPPSGRGVLFGGSAHFYGNSLVLGHPLLFVQDFLAPVYRGEKLFVLETKHAITRPM, from the coding sequence ATGAAGTGGTTCCAAGTGGCCGCCGCACTGTCGGCTGCACTCGTGTGCAATGCGCTGGCGTGCAACTCGGAGGATTCATCGCCGGCACCGGATACATCGACGGAGCTCGAACTCAGTTCGGATCTGGTCGGCAAGCTGTTCACGTCGGAGAAAGCCAGGACGACGTACTGGGAGGCGGTGGGCAAGCCGTCGCCGTACCTCACCGATTATTACGGGCTTCACGTGTTGCAGCCGCTCCCCAAGGAGACGGTGCTCAGGCAACTGGTGCCCGCGATGGCGTCGCTGGTCGAAGATCGTGGAAACAGCGTGTCGCTCCTGCTCGAAGGCGGATATTCGATGGTCCTTCATTTCAATAAAGCCCTTTCGCGCCGCGGAGGCGGGACGGTGGATTCCGGCCACGACTACGCGCTGTTCGACGCACCGGACGAAGGCCGCCTCTTGGCCGCGCTGGAAGCGTTTTATGCCCTTCTGCAGAAGCACCAGCTCACCGACGCCTATTTGCTCCCGAATGTCCACTATGACCTCGAACAGGCGGTGGTCGCGCGCGCCGCGGAGGTGACCGAGCGCATCACCATGACGCAGGACCCGGATCGCAGCCGCTTTCGCCATGCAGGTGCCGACGCCGTGCTGGTCGTTCCCGATGCCGTTCACGGCGACGAGGCGCGCTACCGCGAGATATTCGACGTATTGCAGCACGAGCCCATCGACTGGTTCGGGATCGAGATGTACCCACGGCGCGAGCAGCCCGCCATCGACGCGTATCTGTCGGAGCCCGACGGATCACCCGCCTTCGAGGACGCCAAGGAGAGGCTTCTCGCCGTTTCGTGGAAAACCTTCGCGGAGCCGAATCCGTTGCAGGACAATCACTACTTGCGACTCCTCGATATCTGCCGCCAGCGAAAGATTCGCGTCCATGGGATGGATATCGAGCCAGCCTACAGCCTCTGGGGCCACGGCGAGACGCCGTTCGGCAGCATGGTTCGCAACCTCTATTGGGTCGCCAGCCTCCCCCCATCCGGCCGCGGCGTTCTCTTCGGCGGCTCCGCGCACTTCTACGGGAATTCTCTCGTTCTCGGTCACCCGCTGCTCTTCGTGCAGGACTTCCTTGCACCGGTCTACCGCGGCGAAAAGCTCTTTGTCTTGGAAACGAAGCACGCTATCACGCGGCCGATGTGA
- a CDS encoding MBL fold metallo-hydrolase — translation MMNPRAHWAMLLGAWAVSGCASAEPAPKGDGDGGALEIRHIRSATVLLTSKKAGRDDIRILVDPILADQGTEPPIEYSNDLPNPRIALPIDKNQLVKSVHAILLTHYHSDHFDGEAERILPKDILIFCQPYDEGQLRKKGFVNLRVVRDVVHWEGLTVSRYRASHYHGATGAPPFGESSSFFVQNNTDGVFFTGDAILDDQLTKSLHAAQPKTVVANTGECQFSKENPLLAPGATMTLTAAELKEMSRTLPHSKIVAVHMDAINHCQLTKRALRSYIENEKLGDHILVPNEGDTVLLR, via the coding sequence ATGATGAATCCGCGAGCCCATTGGGCGATGCTTCTCGGTGCATGGGCCGTGTCGGGCTGCGCGTCCGCCGAACCTGCCCCCAAAGGCGATGGCGATGGCGGCGCGCTCGAAATACGGCACATTCGAAGCGCCACGGTGCTGCTCACCTCCAAGAAAGCCGGCCGTGACGATATTCGGATCCTCGTCGATCCCATTCTGGCCGACCAAGGTACGGAGCCACCCATCGAGTATTCGAACGATCTTCCGAACCCCAGAATCGCATTGCCCATCGACAAGAACCAATTAGTGAAAAGCGTGCATGCCATTCTGCTCACGCACTACCATTCCGATCACTTCGACGGTGAAGCAGAAAGGATCTTGCCGAAGGACATTCTCATCTTCTGCCAACCGTACGACGAGGGGCAACTCCGGAAGAAAGGCTTCGTGAATCTGCGGGTCGTTCGCGACGTCGTGCATTGGGAAGGGCTTACGGTTTCCAGATATCGGGCGAGCCATTACCACGGTGCAACCGGAGCTCCCCCGTTCGGAGAGTCATCTTCGTTCTTCGTGCAGAACAACACCGATGGCGTGTTTTTCACCGGCGACGCCATTCTCGATGATCAACTCACGAAGAGCCTGCACGCTGCGCAGCCGAAAACGGTCGTGGCCAACACCGGCGAATGCCAATTTTCCAAAGAGAACCCGCTGTTGGCTCCAGGAGCCACCATGACCTTGACGGCCGCGGAGCTGAAGGAGATGTCGCGGACGTTGCCCCATTCGAAAATCGTGGCCGTTCACATGGACGCCATCAACCATTGCCAACTGACGAAGCGTGCATTGCGCAGCTACATCGAGAACGAGAAATTGGGCGATCACATCCTGGTACCCAACGAGGGAGATACCGTGTTGCTGCGCTAA
- a CDS encoding 1-acyl-sn-glycerol-3-phosphate acyltransferase produces the protein MRIADKALGVYTYVEFGACVTALLPVIAASRLRHRADPTLRMPARWAQRVGRAASFLTPLWRVTIEGDVPPDISSKAYVVVANHESEADPFLLACLPWEMRWVVKEELFKIPVVGWAMNLAGEIPLRRGDGPSVRAMLTECERAIAVGMSVMIFPEGTLTKNRDHLAFRDGAFDLAIRTGAPVLPVAVSGTDAMLPRRSFWIGRGRGTARILEPIPTAHLTPDDVGTLRDRTRDVIVAARTELEAKRSGRPAPTQPRTENGSMRDHM, from the coding sequence ATGCGGATCGCCGATAAAGCTCTGGGCGTTTATACGTACGTGGAATTCGGAGCCTGCGTGACGGCGCTTCTGCCGGTCATTGCGGCATCGCGTCTTCGCCATCGCGCCGATCCGACGCTGCGCATGCCGGCACGTTGGGCACAGCGCGTGGGGCGAGCCGCGAGCTTTCTGACGCCGCTATGGCGCGTCACCATCGAAGGGGACGTTCCGCCGGATATTTCGAGCAAGGCATACGTGGTCGTGGCCAATCACGAATCGGAGGCCGACCCATTTCTCTTGGCGTGCCTCCCGTGGGAGATGCGCTGGGTCGTCAAAGAAGAACTCTTCAAGATCCCCGTGGTGGGCTGGGCCATGAACTTGGCCGGTGAAATTCCGCTTCGCCGTGGCGATGGTCCCAGCGTGCGCGCCATGCTCACGGAATGCGAGCGCGCCATCGCCGTTGGCATGTCGGTCATGATCTTTCCCGAAGGGACGCTGACCAAGAATCGAGACCATCTCGCATTTCGCGACGGAGCCTTCGATTTGGCCATTCGCACCGGAGCGCCCGTGCTGCCGGTCGCTGTCTCCGGCACCGATGCCATGCTCCCGAGACGCTCGTTTTGGATCGGCCGAGGCCGCGGCACCGCACGGATCCTCGAGCCCATTCCCACGGCCCACCTGACGCCCGACGACGTCGGCACGCTGCGCGATCGCACGCGCGACGTCATCGTGGCCGCACGCACCGAGCTCGAAGCGAAGCGCTCGGGGCGACCCGCTCCGACGCAGCCGCGGACGGAGAACGGGTCGATGCGCGATCACATGTAG
- a CDS encoding dioxygenase, giving the protein MGHDEHEHPGLAHDLRRMAQVIERRQALRWLAAAGLLPLLGCGNDDASGGTSDAGSGSGDGSCSVSPEETAGPYPGDGSNGPNVLSTSGVVRSDIRSSFGDMSGIAEGLLTTVTLTLVDTNANCAALSGYAIYLWHCDRDGHYSLYSEAEQNYLRGVQVTDSNGIVSFTTIFPACYSGRWPHMHIEVYPSVASATGSGNKIKTTQLALPQDACNAVYATTGYSQSVTNLSRVSLASDNVFSDGYSSELATATGNATDGYTVALTVGIAV; this is encoded by the coding sequence ATGGGACACGATGAGCATGAACACCCCGGTCTGGCCCACGACTTGCGCCGCATGGCGCAGGTGATCGAGCGACGCCAGGCCCTGCGTTGGTTGGCGGCTGCGGGCCTCCTTCCGTTGCTCGGTTGCGGAAACGACGACGCATCGGGCGGCACCAGCGACGCCGGCTCCGGCAGTGGCGACGGCTCGTGCTCCGTGAGCCCCGAAGAAACCGCCGGACCGTACCCGGGCGATGGCTCGAACGGTCCCAATGTTCTCTCGACCAGCGGTGTCGTGCGCTCGGACATTCGTTCGAGCTTTGGCGATATGAGCGGCATCGCGGAGGGGCTTCTCACCACGGTCACGCTCACCCTGGTCGACACGAATGCGAATTGTGCCGCGCTTTCGGGATATGCGATTTACCTCTGGCATTGCGATCGCGATGGCCATTATTCGCTCTATTCCGAGGCCGAGCAGAATTACCTTCGCGGCGTCCAAGTCACGGACTCCAATGGCATCGTGTCGTTCACGACCATCTTTCCAGCGTGTTACTCGGGGCGTTGGCCGCACATGCACATCGAGGTCTATCCCAGTGTTGCCTCGGCAACGGGCTCGGGGAACAAGATCAAGACCACCCAGTTGGCCTTGCCCCAAGACGCGTGCAATGCCGTTTACGCCACCACGGGATACAGCCAGAGCGTCACGAACCTTTCCCGCGTGAGCCTTGCGAGCGACAACGTCTTCAGCGATGGATACTCGTCCGAGCTCGCCACGGCGACAGGCAACGCGACGGACGGCTACACCGTCGCCCTGACCGTCGGCATCGCCGTATAA
- a CDS encoding helix-turn-helix domain-containing protein, translating into MIHVGVEALDQGGRAAHPDLRAAVRRCGLHVEFHSPSMERHLILPDAYIELQFYSGACWFEGPDGQARPLPPVFVMGTRSAPGCLVARGLTRVAGVSMHRWRASRLLRLENLHGICTDVGPELQQLGRRVVRLLEEGGGHEALEHIEAWLLARMPKEDDTQEAVDAAGLELHVSRGAARIAPLAAELGLSVRQLERRFKDVAGLSPKALARLIRFSDAQERIELDPNMSLAALACELGYADQAHFNRDFRSFSGITPGQFAGVMQKARRAEATPG; encoded by the coding sequence ATGATCCACGTGGGCGTCGAGGCATTGGACCAGGGCGGGCGGGCTGCGCATCCGGATTTGCGCGCCGCGGTTCGGCGGTGTGGTCTGCATGTCGAGTTTCACTCGCCAAGCATGGAGCGGCATCTGATCCTGCCCGATGCGTACATCGAACTCCAGTTCTACTCGGGGGCGTGCTGGTTCGAGGGGCCGGATGGTCAGGCCCGCCCGCTGCCGCCCGTGTTCGTGATGGGAACGCGCTCGGCGCCGGGGTGCCTCGTGGCGCGCGGTCTGACCCGGGTCGCCGGTGTGTCGATGCATCGATGGCGCGCATCGCGCCTGCTGCGCCTCGAGAATCTGCACGGGATCTGCACGGACGTGGGGCCCGAACTGCAGCAGCTCGGACGGCGCGTGGTGCGTTTGCTCGAGGAGGGCGGTGGTCACGAAGCGCTCGAGCACATCGAGGCGTGGCTTCTCGCGCGCATGCCGAAGGAGGACGACACCCAGGAGGCCGTGGACGCGGCGGGCCTCGAGCTGCACGTGTCGCGCGGGGCTGCCCGCATCGCTCCCCTGGCCGCGGAACTCGGCCTCTCGGTGCGCCAACTCGAGCGGCGCTTCAAAGACGTGGCCGGGTTGTCGCCCAAGGCCTTGGCGCGGTTGATTCGTTTTTCCGATGCGCAGGAACGTATCGAGCTCGACCCCAACATGAGCCTCGCCGCGCTGGCATGCGAGCTCGGGTATGCCGATCAAGCGCATTTCAATCGCGATTTTCGGTCCTTTTCCGGCATTACGCCCGGGCAGTTCGCCGGCGTGATGCAAAAGGCCCGTCGCGCCGAGGCGACGCCGGGCTGA